The Micrococcales bacterium genome window below encodes:
- a CDS encoding type II secretion system F family protein encodes MTAPSQPVTLEGLAQALREVAEMSRAGLAPPAVWQPLLGSEKGAGQGGLEAWAGQVASGPLATYATAVCAIDQISTSVGCAIGDMLTSLIESIQAHQDTAEAMEAAVAGPKASARMLQFLPLAGLGLGLIMGVNVLAVLSDAGPGTLALVVGLTLMLLGRAWSSLLLRRAAGRIDLDGLVAIDVLVAALSAGLPIGPALCAAGRAWPGVTGRALAQVGTALETGCQWEEAWRGQAGGQVLAGVERALWLSWRSGVRCGGLLRALKTSVLRAERQRCVKASARLSVTLMAPLGLCYLPAFMALGLAPLIISLAASLTTF; translated from the coding sequence ATGACGGCCCCCAGCCAGCCGGTCACGCTGGAGGGTCTGGCCCAGGCCCTGAGAGAGGTGGCGGAAATGTCCAGGGCTGGTTTGGCCCCTCCGGCCGTCTGGCAACCCCTGCTTGGCTCTGAAAAAGGAGCCGGCCAAGGTGGCTTGGAGGCCTGGGCCGGCCAGGTCGCCAGTGGTCCGCTGGCCACCTATGCCACCGCGGTTTGTGCCATTGACCAGATTTCGACTTCGGTTGGTTGCGCCATTGGCGACATGCTGACTTCGCTAATCGAGTCGATCCAAGCCCACCAGGACACGGCCGAGGCCATGGAGGCGGCCGTCGCTGGCCCCAAAGCCAGCGCCCGGATGCTGCAGTTTTTGCCCTTGGCTGGGTTGGGCTTGGGCCTGATTATGGGCGTAAACGTCCTGGCAGTGTTGTCCGATGCCGGCCCGGGCACCTTGGCCTTGGTGGTGGGCTTGACGCTGATGCTGCTGGGGCGGGCCTGGAGCAGCCTGCTGTTACGCCGGGCCGCCGGCCGGATCGACCTTGATGGGCTGGTGGCGATTGACGTCCTGGTGGCGGCGCTCAGTGCCGGGCTGCCCATTGGGCCAGCCCTATGTGCCGCCGGCAGGGCTTGGCCCGGGGTCACCGGACGGGCCTTGGCCCAAGTTGGTACGGCCCTTGAAACCGGCTGCCAATGGGAGGAAGCCTGGCGGGGTCAGGCCGGCGGACAGGTGTTGGCGGGAGTTGAACGGGCGCTTTGGCTGAGTTGGCGCAGCGGTGTGCGTTGCGGTGGGCTCTTGCGGGCGCTGAAGACCTCGGTCCTCAGGGCCGAGCGACAACGCTGTGTCAAGGCCTCGGCTCGCCTTTCAGTGACGCTAATGGCGCCACTCGGGTTGTGCTACCTGCCGGCCTTTATGGCCCTGGGCTTGGCGCCGCTGATCATCTCGTTGGCCGCCAGCCTGACCACGTTCTAG